The sequence below is a genomic window from Desulfurobacterium atlanticum.
TGTCCTTTTGGACCTTTAACAACTACATGATTTCCCGGTTTAACCTCTACAGTTACTCCCTGAGGTATCTCAACAGGCATTTTACCTATTCTTGACATAGCTCCACTCCTTTAATATCTGGTTTTACCATACGTAACAGAGAACTTCTCCACCAACACCAAGCTTTCTCGCCTTATAACCTGGAATTATTCCCTTGTTGGTAGAGAGAATGGCAACACCAAGTCCAGCTTTCACAAGAGGAATATCTTCTACACCAACATATACTCTTCTACCAGGCTTAGATACTCTTTTTATCTCATTAATAACTCTTTCTCTGTTAGGACCATATTTTAAATGAATCCTTAAAACCTTTCTTCTGTTTTCAGGATTTCTAGCCCTTTTAAAGGGTTCTTCTATCACCTCATAATCCTTTATGAAACCTTCTTCTTTAAGAATTTTAGCTATAGCCTCATTAACCTTTGAGTATTGAGTATCAACATACTCTTTATATACAAGGTTTGCGTTGCGAATCCTTGAAAGAAAATCTGCAACTGTATCCATCATCATTTTGCCTTACCTCTCCAGTGTGTTTTTACCAGCTTGCCTTTTTGATTCCGGGGATTTTTCCTTGAAGGGC
It includes:
- the rpsH gene encoding 30S ribosomal protein S8; translation: MMMDTVADFLSRIRNANLVYKEYVDTQYSKVNEAIAKILKEEGFIKDYEVIEEPFKRARNPENRRKVLRIHLKYGPNRERVINEIKRVSKPGRRVYVGVEDIPLVKAGLGVAILSTNKGIIPGYKARKLGVGGEVLCYVW